One part of the Paenibacillus silvisoli genome encodes these proteins:
- a CDS encoding nucleotide sugar dehydrogenase, with protein sequence MLGGKALRHAGGASFNELFERKLAKVAVIGLGYVGLAMSVEMAIAGYEVHGIDIDEDKIKQLQSGHSYIAGIEDDSIRSIIGGSFFVGSDYCVIAEMDVVIICVPTPLTKEREPDITYIQSAVNNCAPFLRDGTLVILESTTYPGTTDKFVTNVIEEKKQWKAGNQFYACYSPERVDPGNTRYTIANCPKIVGGTTPACLEAGMAFYASFIESVIPVSQPSVAETAKLFENTFRSVNIALVNELLLLCEMMNVNVWEVLEAAATKPFGYMPFVPGPGIGGHCIPIDPLYLHWKAKSYGHSFKMIELADESNRRMPAHVIERITDLLNARSKAINGSRITFIGAAYKKNVNDLRESPALEIMARLLDKQANVRYHDPFIPNLRLGNKQLESIPLKPESLEEDDLVIITTDHTGVDYDMIVNNAPLVFDTRNIIKRDERSHVFVLGDGR encoded by the coding sequence TTGTTAGGCGGAAAAGCATTACGACATGCGGGAGGTGCCTCGTTCAACGAGTTGTTTGAGCGGAAGCTTGCCAAAGTCGCGGTCATAGGTCTTGGCTACGTGGGGCTTGCCATGAGTGTGGAAATGGCGATTGCCGGGTATGAGGTGCACGGGATCGATATCGATGAAGACAAAATCAAACAGTTGCAGAGCGGGCACTCCTACATTGCCGGGATCGAAGACGACAGCATCCGTTCGATTATAGGCGGTTCCTTCTTTGTCGGCAGCGATTACTGCGTCATTGCCGAAATGGATGTCGTTATCATTTGCGTTCCTACGCCATTAACGAAAGAAAGAGAGCCGGATATCACTTACATTCAGTCCGCGGTGAACAATTGCGCACCCTTTCTAAGAGACGGGACTTTAGTTATATTGGAGAGCACCACTTATCCCGGTACGACCGACAAGTTCGTCACCAACGTCATTGAAGAGAAGAAACAATGGAAAGCAGGGAATCAATTTTATGCGTGCTATTCGCCGGAACGCGTCGATCCGGGCAATACGCGCTATACGATCGCCAATTGCCCCAAGATCGTCGGAGGGACAACGCCTGCATGCCTTGAAGCCGGCATGGCCTTCTATGCTTCATTCATCGAAAGCGTCATCCCGGTCAGCCAGCCCTCGGTCGCTGAAACCGCCAAGCTTTTCGAGAACACGTTCCGCAGCGTCAACATTGCGCTGGTTAACGAGCTTCTCCTTTTATGCGAAATGATGAACGTAAACGTATGGGAGGTTCTCGAAGCGGCAGCGACGAAGCCGTTCGGCTATATGCCGTTCGTTCCCGGCCCGGGAATCGGCGGCCACTGCATTCCGATCGATCCCCTCTATCTGCACTGGAAGGCGAAATCATACGGCCATTCGTTTAAAATGATCGAGCTGGCGGATGAGTCTAACAGACGGATGCCCGCACATGTAATAGAACGAATCACCGATCTCTTGAATGCCCGGAGCAAGGCAATCAATGGATCGAGAATCACTTTTATCGGAGCCGCCTACAAGAAGAACGTAAATGATCTCAGAGAATCGCCGGCACTGGAAATCATGGCTCGCCTGCTGGACAAACAGGCGAATGTCCGTTATCACGATCCATTCATTCCGAATTTGCGTCTAGGAAACAAGCAGCTGGAGTCGATTCCGCTGAAGCCCGAGTCGCTTGAGGAAGATGATTTGGTCATCATTACGACCGACCATACAGGCGTCGATTATGACATGATCGTGAATAACGCACCGCTTGTCTTCGACACCAGAAACATTATAAAGCGCGATGAACGCAGCCATGTGTTTGTGCTAGGCGACGGCCGATGA
- a CDS encoding glycosyltransferase family 2 protein, with translation MITISLCMIVKDEEQNLARCLDSVHDLVDELIIVDTGSSDGTKAIAAKYTRLLFDFAWVDDFAAARNYSFGFASCDYIMWLDADDILFEKDRMKLRELKFALNPDSAPEAITMDYHLAFAEDGTPLSATRRNRLVKQSAGCRWHSPIHEFLDVTGYSAAHADIAVSHFRSGDHTKRNMRMFEKWIADGLKLEGRMLYHYANELADHKRCEEAIAQFEAFLMESRGYADDRITACRRLAECCRFLDRKDEELRYLLRSFEYGAPLPDICCVIGSSFEEKGDLATASYWYHRALDDREAAGYMGVSTFAARTWLPHARLCICYASRGDLKKACFHNEQALTFCPDDAALQNNKRKLITALGISEATN, from the coding sequence ATGATTACGATCAGCTTATGCATGATCGTCAAAGATGAGGAGCAGAACCTTGCCAGATGCTTGGATTCGGTTCATGATCTGGTGGATGAGCTCATTATCGTCGATACCGGATCATCGGACGGCACGAAAGCAATTGCGGCTAAATATACCCGCTTGCTGTTCGACTTCGCTTGGGTTGACGACTTTGCCGCCGCTAGAAATTATTCGTTTGGGTTCGCCAGCTGCGACTATATCATGTGGCTGGATGCCGACGACATCCTCTTCGAAAAGGATCGCATGAAACTTCGGGAACTAAAATTCGCTTTAAATCCAGACTCCGCGCCAGAGGCCATTACGATGGACTATCATTTGGCTTTCGCTGAAGATGGCACGCCGCTTTCGGCGACCCGCAGGAACCGGCTCGTGAAGCAGAGCGCCGGTTGCCGGTGGCACAGTCCGATCCATGAGTTTTTGGATGTTACGGGATACAGCGCCGCACATGCCGATATCGCCGTTTCGCATTTTCGTTCCGGCGACCACACGAAGCGAAATATGCGAATGTTCGAGAAGTGGATTGCCGATGGGCTCAAGCTGGAAGGAAGAATGCTTTATCACTACGCAAACGAACTGGCCGACCACAAGCGCTGCGAGGAAGCGATCGCGCAGTTCGAAGCGTTCTTGATGGAATCGCGGGGGTATGCGGATGACCGGATCACGGCGTGCAGGCGACTTGCGGAGTGCTGCCGTTTTCTTGACCGCAAAGACGAGGAGCTCCGCTACCTGCTGCGTTCGTTCGAATACGGAGCGCCTCTTCCGGATATTTGCTGCGTGATCGGGAGCAGCTTCGAGGAGAAAGGCGACCTGGCCACGGCAAGCTATTGGTATCATCGGGCGCTCGATGATCGCGAAGCCGCGGGTTATATGGGAGTTTCGACATTTGCGGCCCGAACGTGGCTGCCGCATGCCCGATTATGCATCTGTTATGCGAGCCGGGGCGACTTGAAGAAAGCGTGTTTCCATAACGAACAGGCGCTGACGTTTTGTCCGGATGACGCGGCTCTGCAGAACAACAAGCGTAAACTGATCACAGCTCTTGGCATTTCGGAGGCAACCAACTAG
- the trpB gene encoding tryptophan synthase subunit beta, with protein MSDVQVREGYFGEFGGSFVPPELQEVLDYLSAQFNAYKDDPTFKEELSYYLKEYVGRENPLTFAKQITEAWGGPKIYLKREDLNHTGAHKINNVVGQILLAKRMGAKRVIAETGAGQHGVATATACAMFEMECVIYMGAEDTRRQALNVFRMELLGATVVPVHKGQGRLKDAVDEALNDLIENYKNTFYLLGSAVGPHPFPTMVKHFQSIISEESKRQILEKEGRLPDAVLACVGGGSNAIGAFAHYLDEPSVRLIGVEPDQAPTLTEGVPSIIHGFKCLVLLDEQGNPKPTYSIAAGLDYPGIGPEHSHLKVSERAEYVTVSNEEVLAAFQELSRTEGIIPALESAHAVAYAKKLAKTMTKDQIVIINLSGRGDKDVEQVFHMLKK; from the coding sequence ATGAGTGACGTGCAAGTGCGAGAAGGTTATTTTGGAGAGTTCGGCGGCAGCTTCGTTCCACCTGAATTGCAAGAGGTGCTCGACTACCTAAGCGCGCAGTTCAACGCGTACAAGGACGATCCGACATTCAAAGAAGAGCTCAGCTATTATCTCAAAGAGTATGTCGGCCGCGAAAATCCGCTTACCTTCGCCAAGCAAATTACCGAGGCATGGGGCGGGCCGAAAATTTATTTGAAACGGGAAGACCTTAACCATACCGGCGCGCACAAAATCAACAACGTCGTCGGCCAAATTTTGCTCGCCAAACGAATGGGCGCCAAGCGCGTCATCGCCGAAACGGGCGCCGGCCAGCATGGCGTCGCGACCGCAACGGCCTGCGCCATGTTCGAAATGGAGTGCGTGATCTATATGGGCGCGGAGGATACGCGCCGCCAAGCGCTGAACGTGTTCCGCATGGAACTGCTGGGCGCGACGGTCGTACCGGTACATAAAGGGCAAGGCCGATTGAAGGACGCCGTCGACGAGGCGCTGAATGACCTGATCGAGAACTACAAGAACACGTTCTATTTGCTCGGCTCGGCGGTCGGACCGCATCCGTTCCCGACGATGGTGAAGCACTTCCAGTCCATCATCAGCGAGGAATCGAAGCGTCAGATTTTGGAAAAGGAAGGCCGTCTTCCCGATGCGGTGCTGGCCTGCGTCGGCGGCGGCAGCAATGCGATCGGCGCGTTCGCCCATTACTTGGACGAGCCTTCCGTGCGGCTGATCGGCGTGGAGCCGGACCAGGCGCCGACGCTCACCGAAGGCGTGCCGAGCATCATTCACGGGTTCAAATGTCTGGTGCTGCTGGACGAGCAGGGCAATCCGAAGCCGACCTACTCCATTGCGGCAGGTCTGGATTACCCGGGCATCGGGCCGGAGCACAGCCACTTGAAGGTGTCGGAACGGGCGGAATACGTCACGGTCAGCAACGAGGAAGTGCTGGCCGCGTTCCAGGAGCTGTCCCGCACGGAGGGCATCATTCCGGCGCTGGAGAGCGCGCACGCCGTCGCTTATGCGAAGAAGCTCGCAAAAACGATGACCAAGGACCAAATCGTCATCATCAACCTCTCGGGCCGCGGCGATAAAGACGTCGAGCAAGTATTCCACATGTTGAAAAAGTAA
- a CDS encoding DUF4180 domain-containing protein: MKITVDQQGSSKVAIVESPDILISDVQSALDLMATIRYTESCDSMLLDKANVAEDFFELRTRLAGDVLQKFTNYSFKLAIVGDYEGYASKSLKDFIYESNHGKQVFFLKDREAALAALHGAGL, from the coding sequence ATGAAGATTACCGTTGATCAGCAAGGGAGCTCGAAGGTGGCAATCGTGGAAAGCCCGGACATTCTGATTTCCGACGTGCAAAGCGCGCTCGATTTGATGGCCACGATCCGGTATACGGAGAGCTGCGACAGTATGCTGCTGGACAAAGCGAACGTTGCCGAGGATTTCTTTGAGCTGCGGACCCGCCTTGCGGGAGATGTGCTGCAGAAGTTTACCAATTACAGCTTCAAGCTGGCCATCGTCGGCGATTACGAAGGGTATGCCAGCAAGAGCCTGAAGGATTTTATTTATGAGAGCAACCACGGCAAGCAGGTGTTCTTCCTGAAGGATCGGGAAGCCGCGCTGGCTGCGCTTCACGGAGCGGGGCTGTGA
- a CDS encoding histidine phosphatase family protein: MKLYIIRHAEPDYPNNTITPPGHLEAQALAERLAGTKIDRIYSSPLGRALHTMQYTADALGTQATVLPWLEELGGWQLPNAAGESTIAWNIDPTWVREHRPFPSSDDWHERAPFNHPDFARRFQEIKDNSDRFFLENGYKREDGRYRIERPNRDAIAIFCHLGFGLAWLSHLLELPLPMVWSGFWIAPSSVTTVVMEEHDHGWAAPRCYGVGDVGHIYRAGLPLSSAGLIANNID; encoded by the coding sequence ATGAAGCTCTATATTATCCGTCATGCAGAACCGGACTACCCCAACAACACCATCACCCCGCCCGGTCATCTTGAGGCGCAGGCGCTTGCCGAACGGCTGGCAGGCACCAAAATCGACCGCATCTACAGCTCGCCGCTCGGACGCGCGCTTCACACGATGCAATATACGGCCGACGCGCTTGGCACGCAGGCGACCGTACTGCCGTGGCTTGAAGAGCTGGGCGGCTGGCAGCTGCCTAACGCCGCCGGCGAGTCGACCATCGCGTGGAATATCGATCCCACCTGGGTGCGGGAGCATCGCCCGTTTCCTTCGAGCGATGATTGGCACGAACGCGCGCCCTTCAACCATCCCGATTTTGCCCGCCGGTTTCAGGAGATCAAGGACAACTCCGACCGCTTCTTCCTCGAAAACGGGTACAAGCGCGAAGACGGCCGTTACCGGATCGAGCGTCCGAATCGGGATGCGATCGCGATCTTTTGTCACCTTGGCTTCGGCTTGGCGTGGCTGTCCCACCTGCTCGAGCTGCCCCTGCCCATGGTCTGGTCCGGGTTCTGGATCGCGCCGAGCTCGGTCACGACCGTCGTCATGGAAGAGCATGATCACGGCTGGGCGGCTCCGCGCTGCTATGGCGTCGGGGACGTCGGCCATATTTACCGGGCCGGGCTGCCGCTTAGCAGCGCCGGGTTGATCGCGAACAACATCGATTAA
- a CDS encoding zinc ribbon domain-containing protein YjdM, which translates to MSTLPNCPKCNSEYTYEDGTQLVCPECAHEWNPASADERESDARIIKDANGNVLNDGDSVSVIKDLKVKGTSLVVKIGTKVKNIRLIEGDHDIDCKIDGFGAMKLKSEFVKKI; encoded by the coding sequence TTGTCTACTCTACCGAACTGCCCGAAATGCAACTCTGAATACACGTACGAAGACGGAACCCAGCTCGTCTGCCCGGAATGCGCGCATGAGTGGAACCCGGCTTCGGCCGATGAGCGCGAAAGCGATGCGCGAATCATCAAGGATGCCAACGGCAATGTCCTAAACGACGGGGACAGCGTGTCCGTCATTAAGGATCTGAAGGTGAAGGGAACTTCGCTTGTCGTGAAGATCGGCACGAAAGTGAAAAATATCCGGTTAATCGAGGGCGATCACGATATCGACTGCAAAATCGACGGGTTCGGCGCCATGAAGCTCAAATCGGAATTTGTGAAGAAGATCTAG
- a CDS encoding aldo/keto reductase, protein MKHIADTVTLQNGVKMPLLGLGVWKVEEGATVVQSVKWAIAHGYRSIDTAAIYQNERGVGQGIREAMQENGLTRDQLFVTSKLWNSDQGYESAIAAYETSLEKLGLDYLDLYLIHWPVKGKYNDAWRALEKLYQDGRVKAIGVSNFHVHHLEDVMGNATIKPMVDQVEFHPRLAQPELRLFTKEHGIVLEAWSPLMQGELLGEPLLADIAAKYGKSVAQIILRWDLQHGVVTIPKSTNEKRIIENASLYDFELSTEDMARIDGLNENRRIGPDPDNFNF, encoded by the coding sequence ATGAAGCACATCGCGGATACCGTTACGTTACAGAATGGAGTGAAAATGCCCCTTCTCGGTCTGGGCGTCTGGAAGGTGGAAGAAGGCGCGACCGTCGTGCAGTCCGTCAAATGGGCGATCGCCCACGGCTACCGCAGCATCGACACGGCCGCGATTTATCAGAACGAGCGCGGCGTCGGGCAAGGCATCCGCGAAGCGATGCAGGAGAACGGGCTGACGCGGGACCAGCTCTTCGTCACCTCGAAGTTGTGGAACAGCGACCAAGGCTACGAATCGGCCATAGCCGCTTACGAGACCAGCCTCGAGAAGCTCGGTCTCGACTATCTCGACCTGTATCTGATCCACTGGCCCGTGAAAGGAAAATATAACGACGCGTGGCGCGCGCTCGAGAAGCTGTACCAGGACGGCCGCGTGAAAGCGATCGGCGTCAGCAACTTCCACGTGCACCATCTGGAGGATGTGATGGGTAACGCGACGATCAAGCCGATGGTCGACCAAGTCGAGTTTCATCCGCGGCTGGCCCAGCCTGAGCTGCGGCTCTTTACGAAGGAGCACGGCATCGTGCTTGAAGCGTGGTCGCCGCTCATGCAGGGCGAGCTGCTCGGCGAGCCGCTGCTTGCCGACATCGCGGCCAAGTACGGCAAATCCGTCGCGCAAATCATTCTCCGCTGGGATTTACAGCATGGCGTCGTCACGATTCCGAAGTCGACGAATGAGAAGCGGATCATCGAGAATGCGTCGCTGTATGATTTTGAGCTGAGCACGGAGGATATGGCGCGGATTGACGGGCTCAATGAGAACCGCCGCATCGGCCCGGACCCGGACAACTTCAATTTCTAA
- a CDS encoding SRPBCC family protein, with protein MLEWNEQVAIAANIEKVWDLFSDANIKRIMPKVEEHTLIEKSEREAGAKHRQKYREGKRVETYIVDTLEYEDKPDAKRKTIHFVLGKAFEITLTFTLTRIDDAHTAFVYEGSNKGVNFVGRAMLKLGSQKANLKVVHEFMELVRQEAMK; from the coding sequence ATGCTGGAATGGAACGAACAGGTCGCGATTGCGGCGAATATCGAGAAGGTATGGGACTTATTTTCAGATGCGAATATAAAGCGGATTATGCCGAAGGTCGAGGAGCATACGCTCATCGAGAAGAGCGAGCGGGAGGCGGGCGCCAAGCACCGGCAGAAGTACCGCGAAGGCAAACGGGTGGAGACGTATATCGTCGACACGCTGGAATACGAGGATAAGCCGGATGCGAAGCGGAAAACGATCCATTTTGTGCTGGGCAAGGCGTTCGAGATTACGCTCACGTTCACGCTCACCCGCATTGACGATGCGCACACGGCGTTCGTATACGAGGGAAGCAACAAAGGGGTCAACTTCGTAGGGCGTGCGATGCTGAAGCTAGGCAGCCAGAAGGCCAATCTGAAGGTCGTTCACGAGTTTATGGAGCTTGTGCGGCAGGAAGCGATGAAATAA
- a CDS encoding MerR family transcriptional regulator, with product MYKISEFVEMTGLSKETLRYYAEVKLLEPAYTDPVNRYRYYDDGSYFEAMLLAKLRRFGFTIQEMSAVMRDESFARLEALLEQKRAKIQAQIRELLAQAEEIDEFLLSGRE from the coding sequence ATGTACAAAATCAGCGAGTTCGTAGAGATGACGGGACTGAGCAAAGAGACGCTGCGCTATTATGCGGAAGTGAAGCTGCTGGAGCCGGCGTATACCGATCCGGTCAACCGCTACCGGTATTATGACGATGGCAGTTATTTTGAAGCGATGCTGCTTGCGAAGCTGAGAAGGTTCGGTTTTACGATCCAGGAGATGAGCGCGGTCATGAGGGACGAGTCCTTCGCGCGTCTGGAAGCGTTATTGGAACAGAAGAGGGCCAAGATACAGGCGCAGATTCGGGAGCTTCTCGCGCAGGCGGAGGAGATCGACGAGTTTTTATTATCCGGAAGGGAGTAG
- a CDS encoding YhgE/Pip domain-containing protein: MNKRFFRQKLVWIGMAAALAVLMIFGVALIGPAAGAKPKELPVALVVLDQAVDKPDGEKLAVGDMLKAKLLEPSQLPVKWELVDSKELALQGIDEQLYYGALVLPADLSAGLLSLQSAEPKPAELQIFVNEGKNAQVAGTVNMLLQAAMNNVGGQLSKQLLQEIGAHTAQISVKAAGALLTPFTVSTQIAHPIGANQANGSAPTLLTQMLWLGALVTSITLFLASQQAMKAGAGRLQTVLAQLVTGLVILTGATAFLIWMADAWYGMEIADWTQLWLILLLSGAAFFLLQTALLRWIGMAAIPLMVLLFFFSMPVINMAPEMLPGAAKDWLYSWTPLRYAASGLRSAMYFDGTGMGGTYRVLGWLSGVAAVVAAASAVKPVKKAESSMQSSM; encoded by the coding sequence ATGAATAAACGATTTTTCCGGCAAAAGCTCGTTTGGATCGGCATGGCGGCCGCATTGGCGGTGCTGATGATCTTCGGCGTCGCGCTGATCGGCCCGGCCGCGGGGGCAAAGCCGAAGGAGCTGCCGGTGGCGCTGGTCGTCCTGGATCAGGCTGTCGATAAGCCGGACGGGGAGAAGCTGGCCGTAGGCGACATGCTGAAAGCGAAGCTTCTCGAGCCTTCGCAGCTGCCGGTGAAGTGGGAGCTAGTCGACTCGAAGGAGCTGGCGCTGCAAGGGATAGATGAGCAGCTCTACTACGGGGCGCTCGTTCTGCCGGCCGACCTTAGCGCAGGGCTGCTGTCGCTGCAATCGGCCGAGCCGAAGCCGGCGGAGCTGCAAATTTTCGTGAACGAAGGGAAAAACGCGCAGGTTGCAGGTACGGTCAATATGCTGCTGCAAGCGGCCATGAATAACGTCGGCGGCCAGCTGTCGAAGCAGCTGCTGCAGGAAATCGGCGCCCATACGGCGCAAATATCGGTGAAAGCGGCCGGCGCGCTGCTGACGCCTTTCACCGTAAGCACGCAGATCGCGCATCCGATCGGCGCGAATCAAGCCAACGGCAGCGCGCCGACGCTGCTCACGCAAATGCTGTGGCTCGGGGCGCTGGTAACCAGCATTACGCTGTTCCTAGCCTCGCAGCAGGCGATGAAGGCGGGAGCGGGCCGCTTGCAGACCGTACTTGCTCAGCTTGTCACCGGTCTTGTCATCCTCACAGGCGCCACGGCGTTCCTGATCTGGATGGCGGACGCGTGGTACGGCATGGAGATTGCGGATTGGACGCAGCTGTGGCTCATCCTGCTGCTTAGCGGCGCAGCCTTCTTCCTGCTGCAAACCGCGCTGCTGCGCTGGATCGGCATGGCGGCGATTCCGCTCATGGTGCTGCTATTCTTCTTCTCGATGCCGGTCATCAACATGGCGCCGGAAATGCTGCCGGGAGCGGCGAAGGATTGGCTGTACAGCTGGACGCCGCTGCGTTATGCCGCGAGCGGGCTGCGGTCGGCCATGTATTTTGACGGTACGGGGATGGGTGGCACGTATCGGGTACTAGGCTGGTTGTCCGGCGTTGCCGCGGTTGTCGCAGCCGCCTCCGCCGTCAAACCGGTGAAGAAAGCGGAGAGCTCCATGCAGAGCTCCATGTAA
- a CDS encoding TetR/AcrR family transcriptional regulator: MTEKVDPRIERTKDMIRSALFALIEEKGFEAVTVRDITTKAGLNRGTFYLHYQDKYDLLEKCKDEVWQGYEAKIRHADPTLLFYYAERGEAYPYLIDVFRFFGEHSSFFRVMMGPKGDPSFILRYKNKLRMHLQQKLIELQPDEQHLLVPRQFLTAYISSANIGIVQDWLESGMPHTPEEMALLISRITRLGPLQMTGALGQSKKPGSS; encoded by the coding sequence ATGACGGAGAAGGTCGATCCGCGCATCGAGCGGACCAAGGATATGATTCGGAGCGCTCTATTCGCGCTAATTGAGGAAAAGGGCTTCGAGGCCGTTACCGTTCGCGATATTACGACGAAGGCCGGTCTAAACCGCGGTACGTTCTATTTACACTACCAGGATAAATACGATCTGCTCGAAAAATGCAAAGATGAAGTTTGGCAGGGGTATGAAGCGAAGATCCGGCATGCCGACCCGACGCTCTTGTTTTACTATGCGGAGCGCGGAGAAGCCTACCCGTATCTGATCGACGTTTTCCGGTTTTTCGGCGAGCATAGCAGCTTCTTCCGGGTCATGATGGGGCCGAAGGGCGATCCTTCCTTTATTTTGAGGTATAAAAACAAGCTCCGGATGCACTTGCAGCAGAAGCTGATCGAGCTGCAGCCCGATGAACAGCATTTGCTCGTTCCGCGCCAATTTCTCACCGCCTATATTTCGTCCGCTAATATCGGCATCGTGCAGGACTGGCTGGAAAGCGGCATGCCCCATACCCCGGAGGAAATGGCGCTCCTGATTTCCCGCATTACGCGGCTTGGTCCTCTGCAAATGACAGGCGCTCTGGGGCAGTCGAAAAAGCCCGGCTCCTCCTGA
- a CDS encoding class I SAM-dependent methyltransferase produces the protein MKQNKYDDPDFFAAYSQMARSVGGLDAAGEWPALRALLPALKGKRVLDLGCGLGWHCRYAREMGAESVIGVDLSEKMIARAKAMTDDSAIEYRRLAIEDIDFAPGQFDVVISSLALHYVERFDDACHSIFRFLASGGSLVLSVEHPIFTARAAQDWHYGEGGERLHWPVDDYQQEGKRDTGFLGSDVVKYHRTTATLINTLIEAGFTIRKLSEPQPTEEALAASPDMRDETRRPIFLLIAAEKN, from the coding sequence ATGAAACAAAACAAATACGACGATCCGGATTTCTTCGCGGCTTACAGCCAAATGGCGCGCTCCGTAGGCGGGCTGGATGCGGCCGGAGAGTGGCCGGCGCTGCGGGCGCTCCTGCCGGCGCTGAAGGGCAAGCGGGTGCTCGATCTGGGCTGCGGTCTCGGCTGGCACTGCCGATATGCGCGCGAGATGGGCGCCGAGTCGGTCATCGGCGTCGACCTGTCGGAGAAGATGATCGCCCGCGCCAAGGCCATGACGGACGATTCGGCGATCGAATACCGCCGGCTGGCGATTGAGGACATTGATTTTGCGCCCGGTCAGTTTGACGTGGTGATTAGCTCATTAGCGCTCCACTATGTCGAACGATTCGATGACGCCTGCCATTCCATATTCCGTTTCCTTGCGTCTGGAGGAAGCTTAGTCCTCTCCGTCGAGCATCCGATATTTACGGCGCGGGCCGCGCAGGATTGGCATTATGGGGAGGGCGGCGAGCGGCTGCATTGGCCGGTTGACGACTACCAGCAGGAAGGGAAGCGGGACACCGGCTTTCTCGGGAGCGACGTGGTCAAATATCACCGGACCACCGCCACGCTCATCAACACGCTGATTGAAGCGGGATTCACGATCAGGAAGCTTTCCGAGCCGCAGCCGACCGAGGAGGCGCTTGCCGCTTCGCCGGATATGCGGGACGAGACGCGGAGGCCGATCTTTTTGCTGATTGCGGCGGAGAAGAATTAG
- a CDS encoding Crp/Fnr family transcriptional regulator: MIIHKGETLFRQGESGPLYHLRSGLIKIVRVHQDGSQLLVNVIVPGETIPHHSLISPNPYFGTAVALVTSEVDVLPAEEWYPALEHDPAKCRAIALQLQDKLRMMQQRIDQLTEIAPAQKLRKLQAWFQTYISPASVTDVLTQDEIGQLIGLRRETVNRLLRSQAAESGTGGR, from the coding sequence ATGATTATTCATAAAGGCGAAACGCTATTCCGACAAGGCGAATCCGGGCCGCTCTACCATCTGCGCAGCGGGCTGATCAAGATCGTCCGCGTCCATCAGGACGGCTCGCAGCTGCTGGTCAACGTGATCGTGCCCGGCGAAACGATTCCCCATCATTCGTTAATCAGTCCGAATCCTTACTTCGGGACGGCCGTTGCGCTCGTGACGAGCGAGGTCGACGTCCTCCCTGCCGAGGAATGGTATCCGGCGCTTGAGCATGACCCGGCCAAATGCCGGGCTATCGCGCTGCAGCTCCAGGACAAGCTGCGCATGATGCAGCAGCGGATCGACCAACTGACCGAGATTGCCCCCGCCCAAAAGCTGCGCAAGCTGCAGGCTTGGTTCCAGACGTATATCTCGCCTGCGTCCGTCACGGATGTGCTGACGCAGGACGAGATCGGCCAGCTGATCGGGCTGCGCCGCGAAACCGTCAACCGGCTGCTGCGAAGCCAGGCGGCGGAGTCCGGGACGGGCGGCCGTTAG